The Sardina pilchardus chromosome 24, fSarPil1.1, whole genome shotgun sequence nucleotide sequence CATCacagaaatgatttttttttttacggggcTTACACTTCATTTAGTTACCTTCAAAATATCAAGCAACACATAAACTTACTTTCCACTCTCCAGTGTATCCAGCAAAGCCATCACAAGTGTCACCACACAGTACCCCTTCCCGCAATTGATTTGAAGATGTACTTGAAGGACAGTCAGTAATGGCCAAGCAGCTTACACCAGGCCAGTGAGATGAGAAATGGCAATCACACCCCAGTGTGCTTTATGCCTCCTTTCAACTAAATGGAATTCAGCCTGGTTCTGAATCAGGTCTCCCTCATTAGGTTTTATCGATGTGATTTACATCCTTCAGGAACGTACACTTATCATACGAAAGCTAGGATGCTCAAGCCTTAAAGAGCTACACATAGTTATGCTCAAGCCATGCTAGATACTGTACTTTACATAgactatacagtctatggtactTTATAGTGTTGGTCTAATGTTTTTcctgcattttttttgtgtgtattccAAAATAATGCTGTTGCCATAAACAGCAGGCTAACAGGGTTTTAAGTTTCATAGATAAAGTATTCATTCATTCCCATTTGTAAacaagctttaaaaaaaaaaaaaaaaaaaaaacagttcaacAAAACTCATACATGCAGTAAGTGGAAAAAGTAAACTAGGTTCAGCCATCACCAAAAGGTGCCTTCATATGATGTGGCAGAAGAAAACAATTATTAGGGTGTAAACCTTGCACTGATCAGAACAAAGAAAGGTGTGTACTTTCCCCGCAAAACATGTACGTTTGCCACAAAACAGTACAGTCAacttaaagcacacacacatacacactcacaaataaacTGGTCTTGGACCACAGAATAACCTTCCAGTTCACATTTTGAAGTGCTTTCCCCCCCCCTTGAGCTGaactgtcaaaacaaataaaaaaattcaAGTCTTGCTTTAGACGGTCCCAaacgcactcacatacactgtTGTATATGCCACTGCATGCACACTTTCTCCTCACTCCTGGATCTCTCAAACCCTCCGCCCTTTACCTAGCCAATCCAGAGGGCCGTACTACAAAGCACATGTCACAAAGGTAACTGCGTAACCCGGGCAACTTTGGGAGTAACCGTGTATCTCTAACAAAACCCCCCACTGCACTAAGCAGCTATTGTTTTTAAATTGGTGTGTTGTTTGGAGATCAACTGTTACTCCTGAAGCTATGTGGGTACGTCAGTAACCTTGCTTTGCAGCATACCTCTCTGACAGCTCCACAACACTGTGTTCTAGGACGTGTCGGACTCTGGAACTTGGTCCATTATGCGATGCTACCCTTTTAGAAGACACTATACAAACAGATATTTAGTGAACGGCACACTGACAGTTCTCAAAGCCACGCTTGCTCATTTGGGGCAGATCATTCAGCGTCACTATGACACCACAGGTCTTGTGCTCAGCTAAAGCAGTAGGAGGAGCGACTGGAGTCTCTCTTTTTAGTGTTTTCGGATCTCGAGGCGTTGCTCCATGCCATACTAGTGTCTCTACAAGCTCTGCTGTGAAGCATTAAGAAATGTTGGGCTCACCAATCACATGTGCATGCTGTGAATTTCTCACAGGTTGTccgataaacaacaacaaaaaacaaggcTAAATAAATATAAGGCGAGTTAAAAATACGTCAGAGGGCAAAAACAACTACAATGAAAACACTACATAGCATGAATTATAAAATGGTCCCAACTAGGACAGGTCATCATAAGAACATAAAGTAGAGAAGTAGAGCAAAATCTCCAATTGTAAGAACCGTTAATGTAAGGCAGGCTTTCTGCTACAATCAGAATTTTGCTAAATGTACAACAATGCACAGACTGAGAAAGCACACAATAGCATGCGCGTCAGTCTGTGACATGAGTCAgtcctttgtgtttgtgcagttcCTTTTTTTTCCGTTGCGCGCCCTGACGCCAAGGGCTCGAGTACTCGAGTGCAGAACGTTTCGGATCAGTCTTAAGTTGCGATGAGATTGCACTCCGGTGCCTGCTGATGTCCGGAATCATACGTTTACGTGTCTCCGGCTGTCACAGACGCAGCTGTGATGAtcgtatgatgatgatgatggtggttcAGAGAAGCTCACAGGGATCGTACCATTACGCGGTCACTCAGTTTCTGGAACGATGCCTttgcctctctttttctgtcttttttttttatatagaaGAACAGTCTTGTCTCTgtatatgtgttagtgtgtgctgtTGTCTTTTGTCCCTTGAAGAGGGACAAAGACAGGGAGACAAAGTCTTTCTATACAGCACGTGGGTCTGGAATGATGGAATGATGGAATAATGAGCCAACGATGCTCTTGGTCGAGAATAACAGTATTATGTCTGCGAtcgtgtgtgtttcatgtgtatatgaaacagtcatgtgtgtgtgtgtgtgtgtgtgtgtgtgtgtgtgtgtgtgtgtgtgtgtgtgtgtgtgtgtgtgtgtgtgtgtgtgtgtgtgtgtgtgtgtgtgtgtgtgtgtgtgtgtgtgtgtgtgtgtgtgtgtatatattcacATTAAGCAGTGAGCAGAGATGAAAACTGCCCGTGTCCACTGGACGGTAACTCCCAGTCTCTCACAGGATGTTGGACATTTCGTAGACGAAAAGTTCATGCATTTCCCTCATCGTGTTAGCTAGTCATTCGCTTACAGTTGGACACGGTAAAGGGtaccatgtaggcctataacacGAAATGACCATGGCTCCACAGGCACTAAaaggtatgtgtgagtgtttgagttgATATGGAGCTGCTGGGTAAATCATGTAGGCCTGCTGTGCAGTACAGCTTTCTTTATGAGTGTGGAGACCGGCTTGCTAgcttgcttatgtgtgtgtgcttgtgtgtgtgtgtgtgtgtgtgtgtttccttaaaCCGTTAAATTCCtctgtacagtacagttttgTTTATGACCGTGTGgacctgctggtgtgtgtgtgtgtgtgtgtgtgtgtgtataatcagTAATGTAATGCGTGTTCTGCTGTTGCGTAAACCGCTCAAATCAGCTGTACAGCACTGCTTAATTCATGACCATGCGGACATgctggtgagtctgtgtgtataatcagctaatttgtgtgtgtacctgtgtgtgtgtatgtctctgtgtgtgtgtctgttcacatGATGCCATTGGTGAAGTACTGAAAGTTGTCGTAGAGCTTGGTGGTGATGGAGCGCATGGACGCGTCCACCATCTGGTCCACCAGCACCTGGAGCTGCTCCTCCGTCAGGCTCATGTGGAAACGCTCCTTCAGCTGACGCACCGTGCTGGACCCGTGGAAGCACGGCAGCTGGGAACCTGGCCACGGACAGAGACAGTAGAGAAAAGGTCACTTTGTAGGTTCTCAACgctttattttcctttttttaaaaaaacaacaacttgtaAGTCTTGTCCTAATTGTCCTAAGATACATACATATTCTATCTTCCTTCCCaaattcagacacacatacactcatagtCTACTAAACACCCTTCTACTCGTTTTGCCGTGTTTTGCATATTTCTCTCCATGTCAAACTGTAAACAAATACTGTATTGATCACCTTCCTCAGTATTTTTGCTTTCGCCTGCAGCAGTTCCGTTTAGTTTCTACTGACTGTGCTTCCTGGCCGTCATCCGAAACTCATAGAACCGCTGCAGTTACATACGTAACCATCGTTTTAGCTCTTCCTTTCTGCATAAGCGATATCATAAGGCACGATATCCAGACTGAGCAGAGCTGAGCTTACTGCTGAACTGACATGGCTACTTTTCCATTTTTTCCCTCCTTGACGTTGATATCTGGATATAACTCAAACCCAAACATTTCCACGCCACAGTTATATTTGGTTACTTTTTCCAGTTTTCCattttatctgtttttttttttgtcactttaTCTGTAGGCGAgttttttttagaaatgtttCCTTGCAACAGCTGTTGAAAAACAAACACCCGTTCTATTAGGTTTTCCATTGCTACTATCCCAGCTAGTGTGGCCTTAGTTCTTTTGGGATTTACTCTGTCTGCTGCCTCAGAGTGCAATAGGCAGTTTCATTTCCTGGCACACTACAAACTATTGGTATTCAAAAGCACCGATGGTACAAAtttcacaaaaaacaacaacaactggaAGGCAACACTTTAAAGGTCACCTGAGCAGGAACATtactggaaaaaacacacatgagCCACCTGACACCTGACATTTATCTGTTCAGTCAGCTATCTGGCAGAAAAGGGAACTCTCCAACAAATCACCAAAATAAAAGAGGTAATGCGAGTCGAGAGAACCAAAAACAACTGAaccagaaaaacaaaacaaattcccTGATTTGGACAACTTCGCCCCCATTTGAAGAGGAGAGCACACCACAGAGATCAGTGAAATACTGGTCATGAGACGGAGTGTCGCACCTTGCTGCATGATCTCCACAATCTGCACCACCTTCTCCATGTGTTTGCGTGCGGCGATCAAACCCTGCAGCATCAGCATCTTGTAGTAGTTGAACATGTCTCCGTCCAGTCCCCCCATCACctgtacaacaacaacaacaacagatccCACTGAGGCTTCtacacacatcaacactgaCATAAAGCATAGTTAATTCACCTAAAAAGCAATcagtacaaataaataaatctatctatctttaaaGGAACCGGATTTAGAATTctggccaaaactggtactggacccctttcaaaatactgtagaatgTTATACAACGCAGTTGTGATAACTAGAGcagagctggcaacccggatgccaaaacactactgactttgtgattagaagataggtggagggtggcgcatcaggccaaaatacaacatgtaaacaacaacatcagttgagggggtgcaacttcacttttttaaGTGACTATAtcctggccggactactgttgtcagtgatataagtatttaaAATGAGCAtcatttcttaatgtctagtgacatatcaggaccattttatgattaattgaaatacatttctaaaCATACCGTTCCTTTAACATACTGTTAAAAGAGTCATGTCTGTATAATatgccattttttattttactaggcctggctatcaccagaccaagcttaatcttttaagattgaacattagtctgggaagtCTGGGAAGcgctctgtattttctactgcacaagaggcgtgatcaacgggcatagttcaaatgattgtatgcatttggatagtccttccaCCAATCAGATCCGGGTGCGCCAGGTGAAGGAGGTAAGGAGGTGTCCAACccgagctgcagggcgaaatccgaTCGGCGGCAGATCGATTCACTTACGTCAACAAAATCGCTGGTGAGCTTGAACGCAGACGTCTCGAAGCCCAGGTTGCGCGGCGAGCTGGACAGGATGAAGCCGAAGTCGATGTGAATGATGTGGCCCTCCGAATCCAGGAGAATGTTCCCATTGTGTCTGCACAGCGACATATGGATGGAGGAgtggatagatggagagagggatagtgaaACAGATGAAGGAGAGGTAGAGTAAACAGCAGAGGATACAAATGAGTGGATTTGCATGACCTCGTTTCCCTATCAGTCCCCAGTGCTCGCTCAGACATAACACTCTCCCCATCAGTCCatcagctccccccccccccacactttcAACAGAGATCGAGTGCTGGATAAAGAGCCGCCATTCACACCCATTTGATTTCCATCCCAAAGATCTTGCAGCACAGAGATGGAAAATAGCTGACATTAGCGTGTAAGCACCCTGGAGGTCAAAACCAATTCCCCTGGTGTTGCCAGAGCCAtgctcttgctcttgctcttcCAGTTCAGAGACAGGCACACTGACAACAGAGGAGGGACAATGAAGGAGAGCAAGAAATATATGGAGCTCCAGGCTGTAGCTCAGCTGTCAGACCTGACTTTGTCGTTGACCTCCTCTGTTTCGGCTTGACCGGGACCAGGTTAACAGAGGAGGCCACCGTATCCGCCTGTATCCGCCCTTTGACCTCAACTACCCACGACTTCACTTTTGCCGTCCTTGACCTCACCTGTCTGGCTTCACCGGTCTTTCGCGTCACCTGTACTTATGCTCCCTGTTCTTTTGCGCTCACCTATCTTTGGCCCCGAAACAGATAAGAGAGCCGAGACTGTGGCAGgtgcccctctctcctctctcttttttttttttttgttgcactcACCTGTCTTTCACCTGGAGCAGGTAGCAAATGATGCTGTAGCCGGCGCAGCTGCGCACAAAGTTCCGCTGCGCGGTCAGGAAGCCCTCGGTGGTGGGGCCGCCGTGCTCCTGCAGGAAGTAGTCCAGCAGGCTGAGCTGGCTCTGCTTGCGCACCTGGTGCAGCGACACGGCGTTCAGCACCGGCTCGATCATGCCGCTGTCGCACGACACCACCAGGATCTTGTAGGGCTTGATCCACAGGGGCACGCGCTCCTGCTCCCAgatgctctgcacacacacacacacacacacacacacacacacacacacacacacacacacacacacacacacacacacacacacacacacacacacacacacacacacacacacacacacacacacacacacacacacacacacacacacacacacacacacacacacacacacacacacacacacacacacacacacacacacacagagagacggagagagacggagagagacagagagagacggagagagagagagagagagagagagaataaaagaaaaccaaacaaacagtgAATATGCTGCTTTGTACAAGACACCAGATATCAACACTTGAACATGAAGATATAAGTGGACTGGAATACATGAATGCATGGAGTCAAATTAAGAAAGGTAATATCAacaatgctgccattttgcatcaaacaaataaacatcaaAAATAACATCAGGTGTGGCTATGCATGTGCGGATGGCGTTGCAACAGTTTCCCGCACACGGATTCTTAAACCTTTGTAGACTAAAACCATTTTTATAGTAGAGATGTTCACTGATGTTTACTTTtcgtctaaagcctaccttacactgacaaacttggacaagatttgggaaagattgtagtcttttgagtaaagcttgaatgacgggcattagttaaaagactacaatctttcaagaatctttcccaaatcttgtcaaagtcttgtccgtgtaaggtaggctttagtctgTTCATATAACCAGTCCCAAAAGAGTTGGACAGACCACCATCTGTTTCTGGATCAGGCAGTGTGGCATACCTGCAGTTGGCTGAGCACCTGGTAGGCCAGAAGCTCCTGCCTCAGGTCATCTCCACACTTCACGATGACCGACAGCAGTCTCCAGTTGGGCAGACCTCCGTATGGGGACCCCTCCCTAATCCGcctagagagagacacaggaagGTGGCTGAGTTTACCTGTTCACAAATCAGTGCTCGATAAACAGCACTGATACCAAAAGAACGCAGTGCTTGCGATCAAACCTGCCATAAATGCTATCCGCTAAACATTGCCATCAATAATATCCGCTAGATATCAATGAAGTTGCAACAAATATTAGATTTCATCCCCCGGAGACAAGAAAAagtattttctgattggctCATATACACATGTGTGGTAACACACGTGGCGTCAATAAAATAATCAGCAGTAGATAATACCGGTCAATAAACATGGCATTAGTCCCTCCACTAGCAATATACCAAACCACAGCGCATGACCTCAAACAAGCCGTCACCGATACTGTGCATCAACACGTAACAGCAATAAAGATTTCGGATCGGATAATATGGATAGCTTCCTTGATAACCGTGGTCCGCGACACACGCAGAGGTTGGGTTCACAGCCTGTGTAGATTCAGAGAGATGTAGAACAGGTACACCGgtgtacacacagagactttCTCCCTCACCTCACTTTCTCCTCCCAGGGTTCCTTCAGGGCCACAGCTGACGGGTCTTCCGGATCCCGCCGGAACGTTGTGGGGGTGTGTGCGAGGTTCTCAGACAGTCGTCGCCTAGATgcgcacacgaacacacgcgcacacacacacacacacacacacacacacacacacacacgtcacaatgCATTCTCCATATGCTTTCTTTTTTAACACACTGTAATTTCGCAGGTCATATTACCATTCATCTACACTGTTGGGCGTTCATATCACTGTTGATTTGGTTTATGATGCCTTGGTCACAATAAAGCGGATATTAAATTACACTAACCCTACAATATGAATCCCTGACACAATAAGCATGTAGCACACCTGATCAGACTAAGTCCATGAGGTTAACAATGGACAACAAGCtctaaatgtgtgaatggtaccATTAAAACCACTCAAGCTAAATAAGGatctacttaaaaaaaaacttcacttGCAGGCCTCAACCTAAGACAAAATAATCAACAAGTTGAAATGCTGAAGTTGTTCTTATCTATTACAGAGCTTAGGTCTAAGAGACACCTTTGGCCAGTGTGTGCTCAATACATTTCTGAGCCAGCTGAGCCAGCTAGTGGAGATAGGACCATGGTAGTGAATGTTTTAGATTTGCTTGTTTAAGTTTTAGATTAGAGTTCAGACTTTCTCCGTGCGGCATGCGACTGTTTTTTTCAAAAGACTGAATTGGTTGACTCCTGAGAGTAGTTTGTGTGAAACACAAGATTTTCAATGATTGATTCATGAgtcatgcgtttgtgtgtttgcctgcagcGGTTGGCAGAACGTGTGGTTCAATGAAATCAAGTGATAAAATTCAGGCGGTTTGATACATGCTGTACAGCGTACGCAGATCCGGAACTTTCATTCTCGTGGCATGGAAGTGCGGCCTACCGGATGTCTCCGGCGGCGATGAAGACCGGCTCCTTGCTCTCCGTGCTGGTGATGCTGTCCACGGAGAACTGGGACAGGTTGTCACAGCTGCTGGTGTGGACTTCTGGGAGCTGCGGAGGAAAATTCCAGAACAGTGGAGCATCATGAGTGAAATCTTGACTCAGGCCCTGTTTCCGACTCTTATAAACAACTTATGCTGATTGATGTTGATTATGATACTAGCCTGTTATTGTGTTTACAGACTCTAGCttgcccctcccccctcccctgagGAACCACCATGGAGATAAGCCATAGAGTTTTATTGAGCAATGATGactatttttgttttgatttatgcAATGCTttatcaaccaatcaatcaatcaatcaatcaatcaacagcagGAAATGGTGAATGTATATTTGTCCTGCAGCAGTGGATGTACATATTTTCTTGACAAGAACATGTGATTGACAATAAGTTCTTGTCTGAACATCGGAATAAGGTAATCAAAAGTATATTATTTCcggcacaactggctggggcacctgcactgtaccccggcgacctgggttcgagtcccgcccccgtggtcctttccagatcccacccctactctctctcccattcacttcctgtcactctccactgtctctgtcattaaagccataaaaagcccaaaaatatatataatacatatataataatataatatatatattattatttccatatgtatgtgtgtctgagtctgattTCTACAGGCTTTTTGAGGGAGAATTTCAACAGAACAGCTTACAGGTCTACAGGAAACCAGCGGGGACCTACTTCCACTTGTAGTTGCCCGATGTCATCCACAGCCCACGCCTCGTCGTCGTTGTCGTAGTTGGACACCGTGGTAACGATCCCTACGCCCGGCCGCCCCTCGGCCGCCACGCCGCAGTCGGGGAGGTTCTCCGTGGAGCACGTGCTGCGAACCCGCGTCTCCGGGATACGGACGGGAATCGACGAGGTCTCGAAGCTCTCGCACTCGAGCACCTCCACATTTATGAGATATGGAGCCTGGGAGGAgaggcacgtgcacacacacacacacacacacacacacacacagacacacacacagatacacacagacacacacagacacaaatacacacacacttaagcaaaATGACTAACAGTGGAGATAATCTCAGAATGCATCCCTTAGCGCCTTAGTGCAGGAAACAGTTATCTTCTCATACAATCTACCAAAACAAAGACAGATTAAGAACAAGGAATGTAGTTTCTGTGCTCAGGTGACCGACTGAAGATAATGTTTGTGAGAGACTCATTGTCCCAGGAAATAGTGAACAGAGGCAGCTCTCTCTGAGTAGTCCTTGAGCTGAGCATAATCAATGTTCCCATTCCAGTGCACTCACTGAATATGTGTCTAAGAGAGTACATGTGTTTATTTTGGGGTCAATCCTGTTCATTCTTGATGTACTGTCCTGTGTGCCAATCAATGTTTGttcgtgagagagtgtgtggtgtatgagagtgcgtgtgtgtgtgtgtgtgtggatgagcttGCAGAATCTTCACCGTAAGCAACTTCAACATAACTTTGGAGTTAAACAATTCAtcttgcctctgtctctctctgtgtgtgtgtagcggtttTACCTACCCCGCCATTGGagttgtttatatgtgtgtgtgtgtgtgtgtgtgtgtgtgtgtgtgtgtgtgtgtccatagcaCCACGGCCTGTGCACCATGGGGTATTGGAaggttgtggtggtgtgtgtgtgtgtgtgtgtgtgtctgtgtccatagCACCACTGCCTGTGCACCATGGGGTATTGGAaggttgtggtggtgtgtgtgtgtgtgtgtgtgtgtgtgtgtgtgtgtccatagcaCCACTGCCTGTGCACCATGGGGTATTGGAaggttgtggtggtgtgtgtgtgtgtgtgtgtgtctgtgtccatagCACCACTGCCTGTGCACCATGGGGTATTGGAaggttgtggtggtgtgtgtgtgtgtgtgtgtgtgtgtgtgtgttcaccttgtCTTTGGAGTTGAGCACGACGGCCTGGGTGTGTGGGATGCGCACCACGTGGTGGTGGAAGTCGGCGGTGGGCAGCCAGATGCGCGCCGGCAGCTTGTGgttgagcagcagcagctccgaGATGAGCCGCTGCGTCTTCTGCTCCTTGGTGGGCAGCGTGGCCAGCCGCTTCCCGATCACCATCAGCGACTTGATGAACTCCCTCTGGGGGGTCAGGCGGACCGGCTGAACGGGGGGGACAGAGGGACAAACAGAACCCCGTCACAACTTTGTGGTACTttcacagaagaggagaggtggagggagaaagagagaaagaaagtcggaagagaaagaaaaaggaggtATATAATAATAGAGGCgtaaaggaaaaagagaaagagagggatagcaCTGTTCTGTTACAAAAATGAAATCCTTATATCTGGTTTTGGACATGTAACTACtgcacttcaattactaaaacAATTCTTTGCTCATTCAATGTATAGGGATTTTAATAATAGTTTCAGTTTGGAACCTACTCCAAAGGTAACAACTAACAgaacccatctctctttctctgaagtAGAAACATTTCAGCATGTTTTTCCGACAGTATAAGCATATCTGGTTCACACAATACATAGCTGACATTTACAGGTGGACTGGAATATTTCCTTTCTGTCGCTACAATGGTAGCTGAACTATAATTGAACCACAATGAGGAACAATGTGAACAAAAGACCAGTCGATAGATAAGTTAGTTCTGTTACCAGGCAACTGTGTTTATCTGTGGAAGAAGCGGTCACAGTAGCTAAGCTctgcgaaacacacacactcacaaacacactgctaGCTAGCTCGggagcacaaataaaatgcCATGAAAAGTGCCAAGCTGGCAATGCCAGCCAGGCTGCTTAACTGGCCCTCGGCCAGGCATGGGCTCTCTTTAAAGCTGGCAGCCCTGGCAAATTTTGCTGGACGGCCAGGAAATGAAAGGCAGAAGGAGCCGCAGGAGGGCGACCAGTTACCACCGGCTCGCTGACTAGCGCAGAGGGCATTTCAGAGGACTTTTGCACAAGTCAACCCAGCAGGGCGCAGACCACATAGGGGACACGTCGGACACGCTTTAGACTGTGTCAAGATTCCTCTGTTGTGTGGCGCTGCTTCACATTCATTCAGTGCAGTCCCGTTTGAATGCTGACCGAGGCCTGCAGTGAATTCAACTGCAGTGATGCCAACCTTACACTTAAATGCCCTATTCAGCACGGCAAGAATGCACAGATGCCACAAATAACCTCGGCCCATTCCTTATTACCACTTTACAAAAAGCTATATATTACAATAGTGATACACTGCTAATGAAAAGGCTTCACTAAAACATGTACTCATGTAAGTATTTACCATACAGTATTACAGCATATAGGCTACCCTATACAGCTACTGTAAGGTACAGTATCTCCGTTGCTTTAGGTTATTGCCGGCACATTATAGGTCAATACGGTGTAGTCATCTCTAAATaaggagacaggagagggaaaaggagacaGAAAAACAGGAGCAGATGGCAGACCTAATAAAGCCAGGTGccgagaaaaacaaaaaaaaaaagcaatatttCTGGCCAAGAGAGAGCTCACATAGAGCACTGACATCACACAGTCACGATGAGGAGATCAGATAAATgggacagcagacagacagaatggcaaaaacacacatgcgcgcgcacacacacacactacttacagacacagacacagagacacacagacacacacgtgcacacacgcttatagacacggacacagacacacacacacacacacgtatacacacacacacacacacacgtgtgctcatgctcacagacacactcgtagacagacacacataggtGAGCTGTGACATCAAGACAAAAGCAGATGGGTTGAGGAATTTGAGCAAACAGGCACAGACTGACGGACAGACACACTCCATCCGGAACAGATCTAGACTAGAGGTCATAACACACAcgtcccaaaacacacacacagacagcaccacaAAAGGGAATCTTAGGGAGTGGTATCCTTCCTAAAGAAGAAATGCAGTGCGCTGTGGTTGCCCATAACAAACatgcacggggggggggggggctgacctGCTTCATGACCAAGAGGCTTGCCAGAGTGAAAGTAATCTTTTCCTGATACTAGGCTAATCTTAGTATGAATGGTACACCCTGGTTTAAGATATGTAGAACAGACCCAGATAGAGGCAAACTGCAAGTAACCTATGCTCCACATACTATAGGAGTTAAGAAGTCAAGTCAAAAGCTTAGCCTGGATCATCACGATTAGCCTAAGCTACATTGAATATGTATTGAAGTGACCTAGCCTACTTTTTGTATTATGCTGGTATTCATAGCCAAACTATCCAAAAGCTATTAAACTGTTTCCTCAAAGACAAGCAAGGGGAAACATTTTTTCCCAGGAAGTAAATACCTAAGGTTAGAGTCAGAGTCTGTGTCTACTATATTATGTTGATACCAGTTTGGCCTAAAAATAAACACCATACTACCATCAGTAAACCATATTACAATCAATACTTCTAACTGCAGTAAACAGAAGCACATGCTTAGTAGACCAAGAACTAAGAACGAGGAACTAAGAGGGCCCATCTGTCAAGCATCTTTGATTTTCATatacaaacatttttttcaatACCATTTATATTTAAAATCCTAATACAGAACCTAATACATTTAGAATCCTAATACAGGACTCACCTCCTCCAGGCTGCCGTCCACTTTGGGATTACTGCCGCTCCTCTTCATCCCGCCC carries:
- the LOC134072200 gene encoding phosphatidylinositol 4-kinase beta-like, translated to MADIHVAVPPVRVEELQFHQTLSSSASLFSCPSSPSSTSCASSGPPSSSSSSCSSSPGCSPHHLHHHPLASSLSSLGPSSESGCSSDAISLETGPVPDLIIDPTVAQRACQEVLEKLRGVGTPGRGEGDHRHSPLPTSPCGTENGSVHLEVVDRGTIQEEDEAGVVEAWDEKEEAPAEETGGESSDSPSAMSESESVSSLSSSLPPSPLPPVSSSSSSSLSTSSSSSSSSSSTSKQSWLLRLFESKLFDVSMAIAYLYKSKEPGVQAYIGNRLFSFPEAEVDFHLPQLLSMYVHMDEELAEAIRPYLQRRCAQSVAFALECAWLLGAYSSDMHISRQHHSRGNKLRKHILSSLLQQSATGGDGNGNGNGNGGGDGVDSAPGSPSERYLSPVRAHRHQRSKSDAAGPVGVRGGMKRSGSNPKVDGSLEEPVRLTPQREFIKSLMVIGKRLATLPTKEQKTQRLISELLLLNHKLPARIWLPTADFHHHVVRIPHTQAVVLNSKDKAPYLINVEVLECESFETSSIPVRIPETRVRSTCSTENLPDCGVAAEGRPGVGIVTTVSNYDNDDEAWAVDDIGQLQVELPEVHTSSCDNLSQFSVDSITSTESKEPVFIAAGDIRRRLSENLAHTPTTFRRDPEDPSAVALKEPWEEKVRRIREGSPYGGLPNWRLLSVIVKCGDDLRQELLAYQVLSQLQSIWEQERVPLWIKPYKILVVSCDSGMIEPVLNAVSLHQVRKQSQLSLLDYFLQEHGGPTTEGFLTAQRNFVRSCAGYSIICYLLQVKDRHNGNILLDSEGHIIHIDFGFILSSSPRNLGFETSAFKLTSDFVDVMGGLDGDMFNYYKMLMLQGLIAARKHMEKVVQIVEIMQQGSQLPCFHGSSTVRQLKERFHMSLTEEQLQVLVDQMVDASMRSITTKLYDNFQYFTNGIM